From a single Streptomyces rubradiris genomic region:
- the recA gene encoding recombinase RecA gives MAGTDREKALDAALAQIERQFGKGAVMRMGERSKEPIEVIPTGSTALDVALGVGGLPRGRVVEIYGPESSGKTTLTLHAVANAQKAGGQVAFVDAEHALDPEYARKLGVDIDNLILSQPDNGEQALEIVDMLVRSGALDLIVIDSVAALVPRAEIEGEMGDSHVGLQARLMSQALRKITSALNQSKTTAIFINQLREKIGVMFGSPETTTGGRALKFYASVRIDIRRIETLKDGTEAVGNRTRCKVVKNKVAPPFKQAEFDILYGQGISREGGLIDMGVEHGFVRKAGAWYTYEGDQLGQGKENARNFLKDNPDLANEIEKKIKEKLGVGVRPEEPAAEPGADAAVTTAAAGDAAKSAAVPAAAKATKPKAAAAKS, from the coding sequence ATGGCAGGAACCGACCGCGAGAAGGCGCTCGACGCCGCGCTCGCGCAGATTGAACGGCAATTCGGCAAGGGCGCGGTCATGCGCATGGGCGAGCGGTCGAAGGAGCCCATCGAGGTCATCCCGACCGGCTCGACCGCGCTCGACGTCGCCCTCGGCGTAGGTGGCCTGCCGCGCGGCCGTGTCGTGGAGATCTACGGACCGGAGTCCTCCGGTAAGACGACCCTGACCCTGCACGCCGTGGCGAACGCGCAGAAGGCCGGCGGCCAGGTCGCCTTCGTGGACGCCGAGCACGCCCTCGACCCCGAGTACGCGCGCAAGCTCGGCGTCGACATCGACAACCTGATCCTCTCCCAGCCGGACAACGGCGAGCAGGCTCTGGAGATCGTGGACATGCTGGTCCGCTCCGGCGCCCTCGACCTCATCGTCATCGACTCGGTCGCCGCGCTCGTCCCGCGCGCGGAGATCGAGGGCGAGATGGGCGACAGCCACGTCGGTCTCCAGGCCCGCCTGATGAGCCAGGCGCTGCGGAAGATCACCAGCGCGCTCAACCAGTCCAAGACCACCGCCATCTTCATCAACCAGCTCCGCGAGAAGATCGGCGTGATGTTCGGCTCCCCCGAGACCACGACCGGTGGCCGGGCGCTGAAGTTCTACGCCTCGGTGCGCATCGACATCCGCCGCATCGAGACCCTGAAGGACGGCACGGAGGCGGTCGGCAACCGCACCCGCTGCAAGGTCGTCAAGAACAAGGTCGCGCCGCCCTTCAAGCAGGCCGAGTTCGACATCCTCTACGGCCAGGGCATCAGCCGCGAGGGCGGCCTGATCGACATGGGCGTGGAGCACGGCTTCGTGCGCAAGGCCGGCGCCTGGTACACGTACGAGGGCGACCAGCTCGGCCAGGGCAAGGAGAACGCGCGCAACTTCCTCAAGGACAACCCCGACCTGGCCAACGAGATCGAGAAGAAGATCAAGGAGAAGCTGGGCGTGGGAGTCCGCCCGGAGGAGCCCGCCGCCGAGCCGGGCGCCGACGCGGCGGTCACCACCGCGGCGGCCGGGGACGCCGCCAAGTCCGCAGCCGTCCCGGCAGCCGCCAAGGCCACCAAGCCCAAGGCCGCCGCGGCCAAGAGCTGA